Below is a window of bacterium DNA.
CACGAACTGGCGGACTGGCTGCAACGCCGGGACATTCGGGTGGCGATCGAAGAGGAAGTAGCGGTTGCACGTGACCCGACCTTTGCAGGGGACTTCTACGACCCCGGGAGCAACTACGATCTCGTAGTCGTCTTGGGCGGCGACGGCACGCTGCTCTCTGCCGGCAGAGCCGTGTGCCCCGGCGTGCCGATACTTGGCGTGAATCTCGGGCGATTGGGCTTTCTGACCGAGATCGCGAGAGCCGAGCTCTATCCGAGTCTGGTGGAGATCCTGGCGGGGCGTTTCGAAGTCGAGGAGAGATCGCTTCTGGAGATCAAGGTTATTCGAGCCGACGGGGGCTCGGCTTTCTACCGGGTCTTCAACGATGCGGTCATCGCGAAAAGCGCGCTGTCGAGGATCATAGAACTGACCCTGAAGGCGGACGGTGGCCTGGTGACGACCTATCGCTCGGACGGGCTGATCATCTCGACCCCGACCGGATCGACGGCCTACAACCTTTCCGCCGGGGGACCAATCGTCAATCCCCTGCTGCCGGTTGTGCTGTTGACGCCGATTTGCCCGCACACGTTCTCGCTACGGCCGATCGTGGTGCCGGACGAAAGCTTGATCGAGGTCAAACTGGAAACACGGGACGCCGAGGTCCATCTAACTCTCGACGGCCAGGAGGGGACGACGCTTGCGTACCTCGACACGGTCCAACTGATGCGAGCCGACAAGGGCGTCAGCCTGGTTCGGCTGAGCGGGCGCACTTTCTACGACAATCTGCGAGGGAAACTCCGCTGGGGCGGCTGAGCGCGCCCGGGCCAGACCGTTCCGCCTGATCAGCCGATCCGATGGTGCCGAAGCCCGAGGAGAAGCGGAAGGCAGGCGCCGAGAGGCCCCGGCGGCCGCGCCGGTCCAGACTGGCCAGGTGGGTGCTGAGGCCCCTGATCTGGTCTCCGGCGCTGATCGCGCTGGTTGTGGTTGTCCTCCTGGCGGTTCTGGGAAGCGCTCGTTTCGCCCGTTGGGCAGAGAGGTTTGCCGAGGCAAGAGCTGGTAGCTATCTCAATCGCCAGGTAGAGATCGGAAGTGTCTCGATCGATCTGATTCCGCTCTCCATCGAGGCGCGGGACCTGGTGATCGGAGGGCCGGGCGACGGAGAGCCCGCGTTCGCCGAAGTCGAGCGTCTTCAGGTGGATGCTCGGATGGGCTCGCTGCTTCGCCCGGGAGTGACTCTTCATCGCGTGTTCGTAGAAAAGCCGCTGATTCGAGTGAACTTCGACGAGTCCGGCCAGCACGACGCGCCTCGGACGCAACGCCGCAGGTTTCGGGACCAGCCCAGGCGTTTCGAGATTGCGATCGGCAGTATCGAAGTAGTAGACGGCGAGCTCGAGACCGAACATCGGAAGTATCCCCTGGAGGTTTCGGCGCGCGATCTCAGGGCCAATCTCGCGGGTGGCGACGATCGCCTCGAGCTGGTCGGCCAGCTGCGGGCGGACGAGGTGACCGTGGTGCTGCCTCAGGCGCGCCCCTACCTGGGCACGGTCTCCGTGCTCGGCTCGTACCGGCCCGGGCGGGCGGAGATCGCCGCCGGCAGTTTCGAGGCGCCCGACGTCGCCGCCGAGGTCAGGGGCTTCGTTCAATGGCGTGGCGAGAGACGCACGAGCTTCTCGATCGAGGCGTCGGGCCAGGGTCGCCTGCTGGATCGGCTCGGCTACGGCGACGGACTGGTTGATGGCCCCTTCGATTTCGTCGGCGAGTTCGTTCGAGGCGAGCGGGAGTGGTCGCTGTCGGGCGGACTCTCCTCGACGGGGATCGAGGTCGTCGAGCGTCGGGTGAGCTCGGTTAGCGGTCGTGTTCAGGTGGACAGCGAGGGAGCTCGCTACCGGATCGAAAGCGCCCGCTACGGCAGGGGCACGATCGACGGCTCGGTGCGGATGGCCCTGGGCTCGGAGAACGCGCCGGTCGAGCTCGATCTGCAACTCAGCCGAGTGGATGTCGGGCGGTTGTTGGAGGACCAGCGGATTCCGATAATCGGTCTAGCGGCCGAGGCGACCGGCAACTTCAGCTATCAGTTCCTGAGGCGTCAGCCTCGGTCGGGGAACGGCTGGGCCGACCTGAAAATCGAGCGCACCCTCGGGGCCGAGGGCTTGCCGGTCGATGGGTCAGCCGTCTTGAGCATCGGCGACGGTCGACTTCGGACCGAGGCCGTACGTTTGACGGGGGAGGACCAACTGATCGTCGCCACGGGCTCGTATGACATGGCCGAAGGCAGTGGAAGTTTCGACGTCGAGGTCACCAGTGAAGCGATCGAGGCGGTTCTGGCGCTCTTGCCGATGGCGGAACCCGGCGCTCTCTGGCAACCGGAACGAGGCCGCGGTGAGGTTGTGGCCGAAGTCATCGTCGACGGCGAGGCCGTGCAAGTTCTGACCGAGCTGAACCTCGAGGATGTGGAGGCGCCCGGCTTTCGGGCCGATCGCGTCCAGGGGAGGTTCGAGCTCGACCCGGTCGGGGTGCACGATCTGCGTGTCGAACTGCTCCGACCCACGGCCGGCCTGATCGTCACCGGTTCCGTGCCGCTGGTCGCGGATGTTGCCGCTGACGGGGATGACGACGAGCTCTTGCTCGCCGTCGACGCCGAGGGTTGGCCCCTTTCCGATCTGCAACCTTGGCTGCCGTTCGAGATGCCGCTGCAAGGGCCGTTTTCAGGCGGGGCGACGATTCGTGGCTCTCCAGAGGCTCCCGAAGGCTCGGCTCGGGGACGGGTGGCTCCGCCCAGCCTGGGGAAGCTCGAGGCCTCCCGCCTCGACTTCGATCTTGATTTCTCGCCCGAGCGAGTCGTGTTCCACGAGGCGGAGCTCGGTTTCGGTCAGGGCGCGATCCGACTCAGCGGAGACTACGACCTCCTCGCCGACCGCATGGCGCTCGCGGTCGACTCCGACCGTCTGGATCTGTCCGCCCTGGAGATGCTGCCGATCTCGGCGGAGAGGCTGGCAGGTACTCTGGAGGTTTCCGGCGAGCTTGGCGGCAGCATCACGAATCCGGACCTTGCACTGGTCTTCGGCGTCGAGAGCGTCGCGATCGATGACGCCGTACTTGGCGAAACCGGCTCAGGTGAGCTCCGGCTGGAATGGCATGGCCGCGACATCGAGTCTGAAGGCGGAATCGAAGGCCTCGTGCGACTCGCCGGCGGCGGCGTCTTGGAGGACGG
It encodes the following:
- a CDS encoding NAD(+) kinase, with amino-acid sequence MSSVIRSVGVVVKNGSREAVTSAHELADWLQRRDIRVAIEEEVAVARDPTFAGDFYDPGSNYDLVVVLGGDGTLLSAGRAVCPGVPILGVNLGRLGFLTEIARAELYPSLVEILAGRFEVEERSLLEIKVIRADGGSAFYRVFNDAVIAKSALSRIIELTLKADGGLVTTYRSDGLIISTPTGSTAYNLSAGGPIVNPLLPVVLLTPICPHTFSLRPIVVPDESLIEVKLETRDAEVHLTLDGQEGTTLAYLDTVQLMRADKGVSLVRLSGRTFYDNLRGKLRWGG